CATCGGTGGGCATAAGCTTCCTCCATTGCCCTACAGCTACGAAGCACTCGAGCCTCATATCGATGCTGAGACGATGCGACTGCATCACGACAAGCACCATCAGTCGTATGTTGACGGGCTGAATCAAGCGGAGAAGCAGCTCGCGAAGACACGTGAGACCGGCGACTACGACTTGATCAAGCATTGGGAGCGGGAGATCGCCTTCAATGGTGCGGGGCATTACTTGCACACGATTTTCTGGAATGTGATGAAGCCGGGGGGCGGAGGCAAGGCAACCGGACCGATCGCAGCGGAGATCAAGAGGTCGTTCGGCAGCTTCGAGGCGTTCCAGAAGCACTTCAGTGCGGCGGCCGAGAAGGTAGAAGGCAGCGGCTGGGCGATACTCGTCTGGAGCCCGCGCAGCCATCGTCTTGAGATTCTTCAGGCAGAGAAGCATCAGAACTTATCGCAATGGGACGTCATCCCGCTGCTCGTGCTCGACGTGTGGGAGCATAGCTATTACTTGAAATACAAGAATCAGCGGGCGAAATATATCGAGGCATGGTGGAACACGATCAACTGGGACCATGTCAACGAGCGGTTCGCTGCGGCTCAGCAGCTGATGTGGCTGCCTTACTAGTTAAAAGCAACAGGGATGACCGCCCTTCATGGCGTCATCCCTGTTCTGTAATTCTATATAAGCCTAATCCTTAATGAGCGATAAGAACTCTGCTCTTGCTGCCGCATCGGTTCGGAATATACCTCGTACCGCGGAGCTCACCGTCTTGCTGCCCGGCTTCTTCACGCCGCGGGCGCACATGCATAGATGCTCGCCGTCGACGACGACCATACAGCCGTGCGGCTGCAGCACCTCCATCATAATGTCGGCGATCTCCGAGGTGATGCGCTCCTGCACCTGCAGCCTTCTCGTCACCGCCTCTACGAGACGAGCGAATTTGCTCAGACCAGCGATCTTGCCGCTCGGGATGTAGCCAATATGCACCTTGCCAAAGAATGGCGCCATATGATGCTCGCACTGACTGTAATAGACGATATCCTTGACAATAACAAGCTCCTCATGCTTCTCGTCGAAGGCGACGCCGAGTATCTCGTTCATATCGGCATCATAGCCTGCGAATATCTCCTCGTACATCCGAGTGACGCGCGCCGGCGTATCGACGAGTCCCTCGCGGTCGACGTCCTCACCGATCAGACGCAATATTTCCCGAACATGATGCTCAATCTGCTCTCGATTCTCTATAACCCGGTTATTCCGGTACTCCTTAGCCGGCATCCCTGCTCCTCCTTCTCGTTCGCTGTCAGCACCTGCAAGGCTCAAGGAAGAATTGCGTGCCGACTCACGAGCCAAGCACCCTCATCCGCAGCCTGCAAGCTATGGACGAAACTTCTGGTTCTTCATCATCTGCTGCATCTTCTGCATCTGCTTCTTATCCAGGTTGTACCCCATCTGC
Above is a genomic segment from Paenibacillus sp. YYML68 containing:
- the folE gene encoding GTP cyclohydrolase I FolE; the encoded protein is MPAKEYRNNRVIENREQIEHHVREILRLIGEDVDREGLVDTPARVTRMYEEIFAGYDADMNEILGVAFDEKHEELVIVKDIVYYSQCEHHMAPFFGKVHIGYIPSGKIAGLSKFARLVEAVTRRLQVQERITSEIADIMMEVLQPHGCMVVVDGEHLCMCARGVKKPGSKTVSSAVRGIFRTDAAARAEFLSLIKD